A single genomic interval of Cucumis sativus cultivar 9930 chromosome 5, Cucumber_9930_V3, whole genome shotgun sequence harbors:
- the LOC101219023 gene encoding pentatricopeptide repeat-containing protein At1g71420, translating to MKLTTIYCSFHGIRNLVSCPSKHAFGFQFRCWRSAAEGDIVHFRTEDIDNDYLLESRTISSRGHLRRALSLFYSSKQPHSHQTYAYLFHVCARLRCLQEGVGLHRYMLSQNPMVSFDLFVTNHLINMYCKCGHLDYANQLFNEMPRRNYVSWTVLITGFSQYGHVDECFLIFSRMLVDHRPNEFTVSSLLTSFGEHDGERGRQIHGFALKISLDAFVYVANALITMYSKICSEDGAFKDSKDDDAWTMFKSMENPSLITWNSMIAGFCFRKLGHQAIYLFMQMNRHGIGFDRATLVSTLSSTSFCNRDEFGRRLSFCHQIHCQALKTAFISEVEIITALVKTYAELGGDIADSYRLFVEAGYNRDIVLWTSIMAAFIDHDPGKTLSLFCQFRQEGLTPDGHTFSIVLKACAGFLTEKHASTYHSLLIKSMSEDHTVLNNALIHAYGRCGSISSSKKVFNQMKHHDLVSWNTMMKAYALHGQAEIALQLFTKMNVPPDATTFVSLLSACSHAGLVEEGTSLFNSITNYGIVCRLDHYACMVDILGRSGQVQEAHDFISNMPIEPDFVVWSSFLGSCRKYGATGLAKLASYKLKELDPSNSLAYVQMSNLYCFNGSFYEADLIRMEMTGSRVKKEPGLSRVEIENQVHEFASGGRCHPQREVICNELEKLIGRLKEIGYVPETSLALHDVEQEQKEQQLYHHSEKLALVFSVMNDYNLGRVNNPIRIMKNIRICVDCHNFMKLASRLLQKEIVIRDSNRFHHFMAGLCSCNDYW from the coding sequence ATGAAACTCACGACAATTTATTGCTCATTTCATGGCATACGGAATTTGGTTTCATGCCCAAGTAAGCATGCTTTTGGTTTCCAATTTAGATGCTGGAGGTCGGCCGCAGAAGGTGATATTGTGCATTTTAGGACAGAAGATATTGATAATGACTATTTATTAGAATCTCGCACGATTTCCTCGCGCGGGCACCTTAGGCGGGCTCTTTCTCTGTTCTACTCCTCGAAACAACCTCATTCCCACCAGACCTATGCGTATCTCTTTCATGTTTGTGCACGCCTCCGCTGCCTCCAAGAAGGTGTGGGACTGCACCGTTACATGTTGTCTCAAAATCCCATGGTCTCATTTGATCTCTTTGTTACCAATCATCTTATCAACATGTATTGTAAATGTGGTCACTTAGACTATGCCAACCAATTATTTAATGAGATGCCTAGGAGAAACTATGTTTCTTGGACTGTGCTTATAACCGGATTTTCTCAGTATGGTCATGTGGATGAGTGCTTCCTTATATTTTCAAGAATGTTGGTAGATCACAGGCCCAATGAGTTTACGGTTTCAAGTTTGCTTACCTCATTTGGTGAGCACGACGGTGAACGTGGGCGGCAGATACATGGGTTTGCCTTGAAAATCTCTTTAGATGCCTTTGTTTATGTTGCAAATGCTCTTATTACCATGTATAGCAAGATTTGCTCTGAAGATGGTGCTTTTAAGGATAGTAAAGATGATGATGCGTGGACTATGTTCAAGAGCATGGAAAATCCCAGCCTTATAACGTGGAACTCGATGATTGCAGGGTTTTGTTTTCGAAAACTTGGACATCAGgctatctatttatttatgcaaATGAACCGTCATGGAATTGGGTTTGATCGTGCAACACTTGTAAGCACTTTGTCTTCCACAAGTTTCTGCAACAGGGATGAATTTGGGCGGAGATTGAGCTTTTGTCATCAGATACACTGTCAAGCATTAAAAACTGCTTTCATTTCCGAAGTTGAAATAATTACTGCATTAGTGAAAACTTATGCAGAACTTGGAGGGGATATTGCGGATAGTTATAGGCTTTTTGTTGAAGCTGGATATAATCGGGATATAGTTTTATGGACCAGCATTATGGCAGCTTTTATAGACCATGACCCTGGGAAAACCCTTTCCCTATTTTGTCAGTTCAGACAAGAAGGTTTAACTCCAGATGGACACACCTTTTCAATTGTATTGAAGGCTTGTGCTGGATTTCTAACCGAGAAACACGCCTCAACATATCATTCACTGCTAATTAAATCTATGTCTGAGGATCACACTGTCCTTAATAATGCTTTGATTCATGCTTATGGGAGATGTGGTTCAATTTCTTCCTCTAAGAAAGTGTTCAATCAAATGAAACATCATGATTTGGTTTCTTGGAACACAATGATGAAGGCCTACGCTCTCCATGGTCAAGCTGAAATTGCATTGCAGCTTTTTACAAAGATGAATGTGCCACCTGATGCTACTACATTTGTCTCTCTTCTTTCAGCATGTAGCCATGCTGGGCTGGTGGAAGAAGGGACCAgccttttcaattcaattacaaattatGGTATTGTTTGTCGACTAGATCACTATGCTTGCATGGTTGACATTTTGGGGAGATCTGGTCAAGTTCAAGAGGCTCATGATTTTATAAGTAACATGCCTATAGAACCtgattttgttgtttggaGTTCTTTCCTGGGATCATGTAGGAAGTATGGTGCAACAGGATTGGCCAAATTAGCATCTTATAAATTGAAGGAGTTAGATCCTAGCAACTCCTTAGCTTATGTGCAAATGTCAAATCTATATTGCTTCAATGGCAGTTTTTATGAAGCAGACTTAATTAGGATGGAAATGACAGGGTCTAGAGTGAAAAAGGAACCTGGATTGAGTCGGgtagaaattgaaaatcaagTGCACGAGTTTGCATCTGGAGGACGCTGTCATCCACAGAGGGAGGTCATATGCAATGAGCTTGAAAAACTCATTGGGAGGTTAAAGGAGATTGGTTATGTGCCTGAGACAAGCTTAGCATTGCATGACGTGGAACAAGAGCAAAAAGAGCAGCAACTATATCATCATAGCGAGAAGTTGGCTTTGGTTTTTTCTGTAATGAATGATTATAACTTGGGTCGTGTCAATAATCCTATAAGGATTATGAAAAACATCCGAATTTGTGTAGATTGTCATAATTTCATGAAGTTAGCTTCAAGGCTACTTCAGAAGGAGATTGTCATTAGAGACTCTAATCGGTTTCATCATTTCATGGCCGGTTTATGCTCGTGCAATGACTACTGGTAA